One window of the Rhizobiaceae bacterium genome contains the following:
- a CDS encoding FAD-dependent oxidoreductase — MEACDVLVIGSGSAACSAALRTARGGLRVLVIEKSEWLGGTSAMSGSGVWIPANHLAAADGISDTREDAITYLRAIAPDGWLEKEDARWVSFVESAPDMLKFLSDNTPLEFRLVNEPDPFSEAPGGKVVGRMVSPMPLSRRILGPFARRLRRSTLPHSFTYQEVVDLDLYHHPIRAGLKMWPKLLYRWLTNSGGQGTALMAGLIRGCLDAGVAFWPETRAIRLVRDEQDRITGAEVERQGRRQTIAAARGVVIASGGFEWDPEMRERHFPGPLDRIGSPRSNEGDGQKLAASVGAQLDLMDQANVYPCLPTRYQGRPHGLPMTFQAEPHAIVVNRHGKRFVSENDFNIGEALDKRGPDGASIHLPCYLVGDHRFLGTSLPFRWYASYEPKWVKKAGTVAELAAMLDLPAASLQETIDRWNSFCTTGRDEDFRRGESGWEDYKAHGPENRLKPIDKPPYIGMSLNRSILGTKGGARTNEKGQVLREDGSVIAGLYAAGLAMANPFGTRAVGAGTTLGPNMTWGYIAAETILRQNR, encoded by the coding sequence ATGGAAGCCTGTGATGTTCTGGTCATCGGCTCGGGTTCGGCCGCCTGTTCCGCGGCGTTGCGAACCGCGCGAGGCGGGCTCAGGGTCCTGGTGATCGAAAAGAGCGAATGGCTTGGCGGCACGTCGGCCATGTCGGGTTCCGGCGTCTGGATTCCGGCCAATCATCTCGCGGCCGCAGATGGCATCAGCGACACTCGCGAGGACGCCATCACCTATCTGCGCGCGATCGCGCCCGACGGGTGGCTCGAAAAGGAGGATGCGCGCTGGGTGTCGTTCGTCGAGAGCGCGCCGGACATGCTGAAATTCCTCTCGGACAACACGCCGCTGGAATTCCGCCTCGTCAACGAGCCCGACCCCTTTTCCGAGGCGCCCGGCGGCAAGGTCGTGGGTCGCATGGTCTCGCCGATGCCGCTCAGCCGCCGCATCCTTGGTCCGTTTGCGCGGCGTCTGCGGCGATCCACCTTGCCGCACAGTTTCACCTATCAGGAAGTCGTGGACCTCGATCTCTATCACCACCCGATTCGCGCCGGGCTGAAGATGTGGCCGAAGCTGCTGTACCGCTGGCTGACGAATTCGGGAGGGCAGGGCACCGCGCTGATGGCCGGCCTCATTCGCGGCTGCCTCGATGCCGGAGTTGCTTTCTGGCCGGAGACGCGCGCGATCCGGCTCGTGCGGGACGAACAGGATCGGATCACAGGCGCGGAGGTCGAGCGGCAGGGGCGCAGGCAGACGATCGCGGCGGCCAGGGGCGTCGTCATCGCTTCCGGCGGGTTCGAGTGGGACCCGGAGATGCGCGAGCGTCATTTCCCCGGTCCGCTCGACCGCATCGGAAGTCCGCGCAGCAATGAAGGCGACGGCCAGAAGCTTGCGGCGTCGGTCGGGGCGCAACTCGATCTGATGGATCAGGCGAATGTCTATCCCTGCCTGCCCACGCGCTATCAGGGCCGTCCGCATGGCTTGCCGATGACCTTTCAGGCCGAGCCGCATGCGATCGTGGTCAACCGGCATGGCAAGCGCTTCGTAAGCGAGAACGACTTCAATATCGGCGAGGCGCTCGACAAGAGAGGACCGGACGGCGCCTCGATCCACCTTCCGTGTTATCTCGTCGGCGACCACCGTTTCCTCGGCACCTCGCTGCCTTTCCGCTGGTATGCCTCATACGAGCCGAAATGGGTCAAGAAGGCCGGCACCGTCGCTGAACTCGCGGCGATGCTCGATCTGCCGGCCGCGAGCCTGCAGGAAACGATCGACCGCTGGAACAGCTTCTGCACGACCGGCCGGGACGAGGATTTTCGCCGGGGCGAAAGCGGCTGGGAAGACTATAAGGCGCATGGCCCGGAAAACCGCCTGAAGCCGATCGACAAGCCGCCCTATATCGGCATGAGCCTCAACCGCTCGATCCTCGGCACCAAGGGCGGTGCGCGCACCAATGAGAAGGGTCAGGTCCTGCGAGAGGACGGCTCCGTGATCGCCGGTCTCTATGCCGCCGGCCTGGCCATGGCGAACCCGTTCGGAACCCGCGCCGTCGGCGCCGGGACGACGCTTGGACCCAACATGACCTGGGGCTACATCGCCGCTGAAACCATCCTGCGTCAGAACCGCTGA